acGTATGTGTATCCGTGCAAAGCCGGGACAATTAGCTAGTTATGatataatgtccttcagaccgatttcggtcacggcgatggccaatctcaagagagattacctaactgcgcaggacatattataatgcacaagtgtgtgcgcaaacccaagtgcactctctattccctaattcacataatccgatgggacagcaatccgatatgaccggtaagagttcaggtgcaggaccaacggctttgcgtgctttccgaggcacttgagtttacatacttccaacttccagacttcgggctgctacttagaattttctgacagaaaaacccaataacttttaattgacccgacctgggaattgaacccaggacctccgggtctgcagccttacatcaagccactagaccaacgaggcaagtAATGATATAGACACcttgtatgtaaatttttacgTTCGTTTTACCACAAATTCTGGAGAGTTGAGCTCATTCGTCAATCACTTAATGTGAAAGCCCCATTGTAGCTTAAAACCTATTGATGTCCTCATTGAACGTGCTCATTCAAAATAGAGAGTAAAACAGTCAACTGGGGCCAATTCTATTatcaaattgtcactttatcgcaatcgaatcgaagcgtgatcgttgccgtttatccgttttcctattctttaatttaattattgttatattatttttatatactcattaagaaaatgttttcttaGTATATAACTTAGGCTTtctaatacagtaacagcctgtgaatgtcccactgccgggctaaggcctcatctccctttttgaggaaaaggtatagagcttatttcaccacgctgcttcaatgtgagttggtggaatacacatgtggcagaatttcttcatcgtaaagcacgagatgaattataatcacaaattaagtacatgaaaatttattggtgcttgcccgagtttgaacccacgatcattcatcactgggccatctcgtctattacaaataaatatcaaatttatatttaattaccttgaaagtaaattatatcaattaatttatttgaattttttttatcgtacAATAAAACTGGGACTACTCGctgttattataatgtattgcgcgataaaaataataaaatcagtaaTGATAAAAGCTtgtgataacaaaaaaaaaaacagtttatttagGAACTTATAaccaataaataacaaaacataagtacagttgatttataatttttacataatatacaatgaCGAATATATTAGTTTAGCTAATATTAGTTAGCACAGCATACATTGCAATGCCAGTGATATCATATTGGCTTTATAAAACAGTCATTTGTTTACTATCAATCGACTCCAATCGGTCGTAAATCTAGATTTTGTTGTAATGTCATCGCACGATAAGAAAATTGAGTGAATCGAGAAAATAAACGCAATTTTGTAGTTTTCGAAAGCAAGCTAGCAGACAATAAAACAAGATTAAAATGCTCTTGCATTCATTTAGATTTTTCTAAATCTTGAgtcactttttaattttgtcgtCTAATCCTATTGCTGTAAAATTTTTTCGTCGCAGTTCTAGAACTGATCGTATTTTAGGCTAAAGACACATTATCTTGCTGTTTCAGTTTATGCGTTGTTAAACTCTTTTTCATTCTTTTCCAAAATAAACTATGTTCTGACTCATCTTTTGGCCATACTATGTAAGTCTTTGTGAGCATGAGATAGTGAAGTGTGTTTGGACGGAGCCGTCTCGGTATTTCTTCTAGAAGGATCAGAATTAAATCTTCTCTACGAGTTTCTAGCAATCTGTAAGAAAtagtaaaatgatattttaaatatgttatgttcATCGATTTAAAACTTTTGATAATACTacaaattaagatttaaaaacacCCCTTTTCTTTGAAAACAAGTacgttatatatttctttacttttacAGTCCGTTTTAAAGGCAATCTGGCACAGATAACGTGCAAGTCTAAAGGGTTTGTCCTTCGCGAAgctacttagttttttttttttgacaatataCCATAAACATTTATTGGCCCAACCCAGGATTTGGGTCCAGGACCTTGTGATCTTTAGGTTTATACGACAACTCGACTGAATtcgacattataatattaattagttgcATTATGTTTTTTAAGACTTTCTGAGCATATTATCAAATGTAATGTCATGAAAGTCAGATTACTTAATGAAAATTGCATTTTACCTGTGCTGAGCGAGATGCATCTCAAACTGACACCACTGACTCAGCAAGAATCTCTTTGATATGATAAGCATAATGGATCGGGACCGGTCCATGCAGGAGACTATGTTCTCTAAGATTGAAAGGCCAACCTGCAATATGTCAATAAGGAtcaaattagtatttaattatcataactgatattataaattcgaaagtgagtttgtttgtaaatttgtaatttatttaaatataaaactaaactcgaaataaaaaaataaaacgaattactCCTCAAAATATTAGGTGTTCATATCCCACAGCTGTCATGTTGGAGGAAGATCTCGTCTCCAATTAAGAAGCAGTGTtgaagcttattacaccacgctgttTAACGTACCTCTTTCACCTAACACATATTTTTTGGGTCCTtaagatgtttttcttcaccaagCACGAGTTGAAGGTTGAACGCAATTTAAGCATATTATGATGCTCATATACTCCAATTTAAAATTGTGATATTCATTTAACATCTTGGCCTTGCTTTTTGTCttgttaacaattattaaaaacccTAAAAATTCTGAaactttattaacaataaaatagattCTACATCACCTGAAAGTCTCTTTCGTGAAGGCAAACGCTGACATTGCAATCTCTTTCGACGTGTGGCAGGAGCTGGTCCAATACCCAAGCCCTGTCCTCGTTACAGTACGAAACAAATACATCATAGTTAAAAATGGATCCATCTGAAAGAGACAATCTTTGAATTAAAACTCAACTTCAGAACTGAGTCAGATCATATTTTCATGAtgacactaatattataaatacttggCAACTCCTATAcaacatgattttatttaaataatactctatatactaataaacaagaaaattattgtatcctattattataaaagtaaatgagCTTCACCTTTCCACCGCTGTAaatgacattatataaaataaatcttggtAGTAAGTCttatagcattaatatttttacattacagtGATTCACGAGAACTTTCGTACCAATGGCGTGTCATACACTTTTATGAGAAAATAACGGCCTTAAACTAAAGCCTTTTGTAAAGCCGTTGGAACCTAAACTTTTCTGTTTGGATTCGATTTGCCGACTcatcgaattattattttttaatacaagcgAACAGGAGGCTTTCCTagtggaaagtgactaccactgcccatggacacctgcaacgcCTGAAGGGGGCTTGCAGGTATGTTGCTGGCTTATGagaattatgtaataatattttattgtgcagAAAACCGTACAAGACAATTATTCTCATTAAATTTGCGACGAGAAActacaacaatacaacaatagATATAAAGCTAAAATCGAATTTACCATATGTAATTATTCGTTAAGAAAATGTACTCACCAACACAGACGTCTTTCTTATTAATCAAACTAAGCATGGCCGAGTTTCTCATTGTTATCACGAAATACCTCAAGTTCTTTCTGAATATAAAGACGAAACACAATATTGGGAACAGCACACCCGGTATGatgaaaagtaaaaatttattccAATATCGTATATAATCGTCTGGCATATCAAACTCTCGACGTTTTTCATAACACGAATCTATCTCTGATACCGATTTCGTTACACCGTCAGTTACAATTAAACATTCATACATATGGGTGAAATCATTAGTGTCCAATAGTAAATAGTTACCAACTAGTACTGGACTATATacattgttacattttttagtttCTTTACATATGTCCGTTAGATTATtccttttatgtattatatcgttgaaatatttaaatcctATGTGGAATGATAAGGGGTTTCGCGTATTATCATTTAGTCCTGTTATTAATgttgtcttttgttttaattcatttctCAAACCAACTTCGTATATATCCCTCGCGTGACAATTGCAAATCAAGAAATTCCCAGataaagatatataagtaaGGTTTTCTAGATCGTAATACATTTCTCTGGTTACAACATTGATATTGTTACTTTTCAATGATAGCAGTTTCAAGTTCTTCATGAAAGTAATCAAATCGTTAAACCAAGATACTATTCTATTGTTATCTAAATCgagtatttgtaattttttcaagCTGTTCGCCACGCGTTTTGGTATAGATATTATTTCGTTGTtgctcaattttaaaatttccaaaTTTGTTAGTTTTTCAAAAATGTCCATATTACGCAGCGCTACGTTATCAGCGAATAGAATTTGTAgtgaattatttaattctttaaatacATGCGGTGTGCTCAGTATTTCGTAATTACCAGAGATGTCGAGGTATCTCATCGAGGGAAAGTGAAAACTATCATCTCTTATTCTGTTCAGGCCGGAGTAACAAATTGATAATCGTTTAAGCTTCTTCTCAATACTCTTTAGTATGTTAATATTACGCTGTCCAAAACATGTAAATGACAAGTCTAaagattccaaatttaaattttggaatATGTCCAAAGATTCGAAATACATGTCCCTAGGCTGTCCACTTTCATCGTAAGCATAGTTTCTGCTTAAATCTAAATGTTTTAAAGCCGTTAGAGATCTAAAAGCGTTAGTTTCTATGTAGTGTATATTATTTTCTCCTAAGTAAAGATTTTTCAGCTTGGGCATCCTTTGGAATGTGTGACTACCCAAAGCTTGTATGGAACACGACCGTAGATCTAGTTCCCTCAAGTTGCTGAACGTGAAGGCTTGAAATCCCACTGACCACAAGGTCAAttctgaaaataataacaattaagttacattcatttacttaaatgtattaTTCCTATATCTGTAACATGTATCATTCAAAACCATGTCAAAAATGCACACGTAAATAAGCTATAGGTAATCAAGAATCATTATTAGTTacgaaaatactaatatttaatatataaattgaggATATTTAAGTCAAACCTATgcctttatttaaaacattaaacaaaacatattattcatatgaaataaaacaagaacaatttcattaaaaatgtccaataatagtttttactggtggtagagctttgtgcaagctcgtctgggtaggtaccacccactcatcagatattctaccgcaaaacagcagtacttggtattgttgtgttccggtttgaagggtgagtgagccagtgtaattacaggcacaagggacataacatcttagttcccaaggttagtggcgcattggtgatgtaagcgatggttaatatttcttacaatgccaatgtctaagggcgtttggtgatcacttaccatcaggtggcccatatgctcgtccgccttcctattctataaaaaaaaggtcgaATATTGCTAGAATATGGCCTTCAAATAAAACTCACATTGTCTTTACCAACATTATTTATACATGATCAtctattagatattatataattattatataataatatcctgggacattattcacacacggccatctcatcccaaactaagcagagcttgtactatggaaaccagacaactgatatactacatatactacttttcttttgtaaatacatacttatatagttaattacactcaaactcaggataaacagtatgttcatgcatacaaatgtctgtcctgagtgggaatggaccccacaaccttcggcgtgaaaggcaagtatc
The nucleotide sequence above comes from Nymphalis io chromosome 27, ilAglIoxx1.1, whole genome shotgun sequence. Encoded proteins:
- the LOC126778816 gene encoding toll-like receptor 3, which gives rise to MFLYEILCCLLCVAAATAEPNHDKRDWKSDPKDTTCLTGYMTDVQTWVDKYGRLNDGTKASSIIISSREDVSKLQEKVANFKCTKDQRIMYMSMVNCGLTRVPAIFKLKDNLERSLAFTLVYLTLYGNNFGNLDYNETYDVILNATGTNEININTNITTYRKQLTLWSVGFQAFTFSNLRELDLRSCSIQALGSHTFQRMPKLKNLYLGENNIHYIETNAFRSLTALKHLDLSRNYAYDESGQPRDMYFESLDIFQNLNLESLDLSFTCFGQRNINILKSIEKKLKRLSICYSGLNRIRDDSFHFPSMRYLDISGNYEILSTPHVFKELNNSLQILFADNVALRNMDIFEKLTNLEILKLSNNEIISIPKRVANSLKKLQILDLDNNRIVSWFNDLITFMKNLKLLSLKSNNINVVTREMYYDLENLTYISLSGNFLICNCHARDIYEVGLRNELKQKTTLITGLNDNTRNPLSFHIGFKYFNDIIHKRNNLTDICKETKKCNNVYSPVLVGNYLLLDTNDFTHMYECLIVTDGVTKSVSEIDSCYEKRREFDMPDDYIRYWNKFLLFIIPGVLFPILCFVFIFRKNLRYFVITMRNSAMLSLINKKDVCVDGSIFNYDVFVSYCNEDRAWVLDQLLPHVERDCNVSVCLHERDFQVGLSILENIVSCMDRSRSIMLIISKRFLLSQWCQFEMHLAQHRLLETRREDLILILLEEIPRRLRPNTLHYLMLTKTYIVWPKDESEHSLFWKRMKKSLTTHKLKQQDNVSLA